From Candidatus Neomarinimicrobiota bacterium, a single genomic window includes:
- a CDS encoding ABC-F family ATP-binding cassette domain-containing protein produces MTPSTLISTQNIHKSYSNTLLFKNLSITIHSGERIGLIGPNGAGKSTLLKILASLEQVDSGDISFSSGLRVSYLPQTDTFDERLSIREVISQHFPHHLEPWEIQKQLNDIQDQMQFSDLDKISGTLSGGWKKRVALACVLAQDNDLVLLDEPTNHLDLQGILWLESFLQNARFAFIMISHDRFILENTCNRIMDLDRRYKEGYLKVKGNYSRFLQDQEKVLNDQRVEEEALSNKVRREIDWLRHGPKARTTKAQYRVDKAYDMIDDLTELKQRNNLQTEAGLKFESGDRRSKKLLHARGISKSRGGHSLFKDLELLLSPRMKIGIMGVNGSGKSSLIDVLRGQLDADTGEVEITQGVNLVTLDQSRHLPDETLSLKRALAPDGDTVIFHGNPLHVSAWAKKFLFQKEQLELPVSQLSGGERARVLLAKIMLETAEILILDEPTNDLDIPTLEVLEESLQEFMGALLLITHDRYLMDRVCDEIIYLAGDGTVKVFADTYQLTNYQKSLNNIDQPLEVRSPTTNKLRHQELKTLRKTFNKTERDIDKAELKKSALETELHNPANATNPAKLAELSKALEKLNAELETLLEDWETQGEAISKLEG; encoded by the coding sequence GTGACCCCTTCCACACTCATTTCCACCCAAAACATACACAAGTCCTACAGCAATACGCTGCTCTTCAAAAATTTGTCTATCACTATTCATAGCGGCGAACGTATAGGATTAATCGGTCCCAATGGTGCTGGCAAATCAACCCTTCTGAAAATTTTGGCCAGTCTTGAACAGGTGGATAGTGGAGACATTTCATTCAGCTCTGGTTTACGTGTATCCTACCTGCCCCAGACAGATACATTCGATGAGCGACTGTCCATTCGAGAGGTCATCTCCCAACATTTTCCTCATCACCTGGAACCATGGGAAATTCAGAAACAGCTCAATGATATCCAGGATCAAATGCAGTTTTCAGATCTTGATAAAATCTCTGGAACCTTGTCAGGGGGTTGGAAAAAACGGGTCGCTCTGGCTTGTGTTCTGGCTCAGGATAATGATTTGGTTTTACTGGACGAACCCACAAACCATCTTGATCTCCAGGGAATTCTGTGGCTGGAATCGTTTCTCCAAAATGCCAGGTTCGCCTTTATCATGATAAGCCATGACCGCTTTATTCTTGAAAATACCTGCAATCGCATCATGGATCTGGATCGCCGTTACAAGGAGGGCTACCTCAAAGTTAAAGGTAATTATTCTCGATTTCTTCAGGACCAGGAAAAGGTTTTAAACGATCAACGCGTGGAAGAAGAAGCGTTGTCCAATAAAGTGAGACGGGAAATCGACTGGCTGCGCCATGGCCCAAAAGCCCGGACGACCAAAGCCCAATATCGTGTCGATAAAGCCTATGACATGATTGACGATCTCACCGAACTAAAACAACGCAACAATCTCCAGACTGAGGCCGGTCTCAAATTTGAGTCTGGTGACAGGCGGTCAAAAAAATTGCTTCACGCCCGGGGCATCAGCAAATCCAGGGGCGGTCATTCCCTGTTCAAAGATCTGGAGCTCTTGCTTTCTCCTCGTATGAAAATCGGTATCATGGGGGTCAACGGCAGTGGTAAGAGTAGTCTTATCGATGTGCTTCGGGGGCAGTTGGATGCTGACACTGGTGAGGTTGAAATCACACAGGGCGTTAACCTGGTAACCCTGGACCAGTCGCGTCATCTCCCAGATGAAACACTCTCCCTGAAACGTGCACTTGCTCCAGATGGTGATACCGTAATTTTTCATGGGAACCCCCTCCATGTGAGTGCTTGGGCTAAGAAATTCCTATTCCAGAAAGAGCAACTGGAGCTCCCCGTCTCACAATTGTCTGGTGGAGAGAGAGCCCGTGTTTTGCTGGCAAAGATTATGTTGGAAACGGCTGAGATTCTCATCCTGGATGAGCCTACCAATGATCTGGATATTCCTACGCTGGAAGTATTGGAGGAGAGTCTCCAGGAGTTTATGGGCGCCCTGCTATTGATCACACATGATCGTTATCTGATGGATCGCGTTTGCGATGAGATCATCTACCTGGCTGGTGATGGTACCGTGAAGGTCTTCGCCGACACCTACCAGCTGACAAACTATCAAAAGTCATTGAACAACATTGACCAACCGCTTGAAGTTCGAAGCCCTACTACCAACAAACTCCGTCACCAGGAACTTAAAACTCTGCGTAAGACTTTTAATAAAACTGAGCGTGATATTGATAAGGCCGAACTCAAGAAGTCAGCCCTGGAAACCGAACTTCATAATCCAGCAAATGCCACCAATCCCGCTAAACTTGCAGAGCTTTCAAAGGCTTTAGAAAAGTTAAATGCGGAACTCGAAACGCTGCTTGAGGATTGGGAAACCCAGGGGGAAGCTATCTCAAAACTTGAGGGATAG